From Acropora muricata isolate sample 2 chromosome 14, ASM3666990v1, whole genome shotgun sequence, one genomic window encodes:
- the LOC136897901 gene encoding E3 ubiquitin-protein ligase TRIM71-like produces MCLAEFDHSEIGGKSHFVVVTRDSEGLQRYQLGDQIKVNILTPKGDHLKTELQDSKDGKYTVTYTPQCDGRHSVEIQVNGQPLTGSPFVVQVHRYHKYQRAFHFDVKGDGSGMIPSIAGIAVSGKTGAIAVAGSHFKGVQVFSSDRKFQTEVKLDGSPSSLAFTGCGDLLILASSWKNKKLCLFSEEGQFIKHINDKHLERPRHLSIASDDRLIIVDWANNKVKVLSPDGNDLLVSMTAPDCDAYPECAIYYQNKFYVSYPRAHCIKVFDKTGV; encoded by the coding sequence ATGTGCTTAGCTGAATTTGATCACAGCGAAATCGGTGGAAAGTcgcattttgttgttgttacaaggGATTCAGAGGGATTGCAAAGATATCAACTAGGTGATCAAATCAAAGTCAACATCTTAACTCCAAAAGGTGATCACCTGAAAACTGAACTGCAAGACAGCAAGGACGGCAAATACACTGTGACGTACACACCACAATGCGATGGCCGACATAGTGTTGAAATCCAAGTAAATGGACAGCCGCTGACTGGTAGCCCTTTTGTCGTGCAGGTTCATCGATATCATAAGTATCAACGTGCTTTTCATTTTGATGTAAAAGGGGATGGATCAGGTATGATTCCTTCCATTGCGGGTATTGCTGTGAGTGGCAAAACTGGGGCAATTGCTGTTGCAGGTTCTCATTTCAAAGGAGTTCAAGTATTCAGTTCAGATCGTAAGTTTCAAACAGAGGTAAAACTTGATGGTAGTCCTTCTTCCTTAGCATTCACAGGCTGTGGTGACCTACTGATTTTAGCTTCaagttggaaaaacaaaaagctttGTCTGTTTAGTGAGGAAGGTCAGTTCATAAAACACATTAATGATAAGCATCTTGAAAGACCACGGCACCTTTCCATTGCAAGTGATGATCGTTTAATCATAGTTGATTGGGCTAACAACAAAGTCAAGGTCCTTTCCCCTGATGGGAACGACTTGCTAGTATCCATGACTGCCCCAGACTGTGATGCATATCCAGAATGTGCTATTTATTATCAGAACAAATTCTATGTTTCTTATCCTCGAGCTCATTGTATCAAGGTATTTGACAAAACAGGAGTGTAG
- the LOC136898609 gene encoding E3 ubiquitin-protein ligase TRIM71-like, producing the protein MDVQQLFKRLKKEAECPLCLDTVKNPKTLPCLHSFCLECLDKLANFARRQLQTTIKCPVCQTSFPIPNTDTFANLPSSFHLNRLVDVLALEESGVQAQKCNTCDDNNPATSYCFVCQTFMCASCFQSHQRFKTTRGHRNVLIDKLQAQDVQELIERPVMCSQQFHEDQPLEFYCEDCKVLICLKCSIVIHNRHRVTDTRKAALEQKMQMTEALAKLKAEILLYENEIKKQTELKDKNMTGIMNAEKKMVDSVEERIRDLREHEKKMKQKFREIYEAEQKQHETRLENLELITTQLKSCVERGQEVLERNISVEILQINHTIL; encoded by the coding sequence ATGGATGTTCAACAACTTTTCAAGAGGCTTAAGAAAGAAGCAGAATGCCCACTGTGCTTGGACACAGTCAAAAACCCCAAGACATTACCATGTCTTCACTCATTCTGTCTCGAGTGTCTCGACAAACTGGCAAACTTCGCAAGAAGACAGCTGCAAACAACAATCAAATGTCCCGTTTGCCAGACTTCCTTTCCAATTCCCAACACAGACACCTTTGCCAATTTGCCTTCTTCTTTTCACCTCAACCGACTGGTGGATGTCCTCGCTCTTGAGGAAAGCGGCGTACAGGCTCAGAAATGCAATACTTGCGACGATAACAACCCGGCAACAAGCTACTGTTTTGTTTGCCAGACCTTCATGTGCGCCTCTTGTTTTCAGTCTCACCAACGCTTCAAGACAACAAGAGGTCATCGCAATGTTTTGATCGACAAACTACAAGCTCAAGATGTACAAGAGTTGATTGAAAGACCCGTGATGTGTTCGCAGCAATTTCACGAAGATCAACCACTGGAATTTTACTGTGAAGATTGCAAAGTTCTGATTTGCCTTAAGTGCAGTATTGTGATTCATAATCGACACCGTGTTACAGACACGCGAAAAGCTGCACTAGaacaaaaaatgcaaatgacCGAAGCTCTGGCCAAATTGAAAGCGGAAATTCTTTTGTATGAGAATGaaatcaagaaacaaactgagCTAAAAGATAAAAACATGACTGGTATTATGAATGCAGAAAAGAAGATGGTAGACTCAGTGGAAGAACGGATTCGCGATTTGcgagaacacgagaagaaaatgaagcagAAGTTTCGTGAGATTTATGAAgcggaacaaaaacaacatgaaactcGACTGGAGAACTTGGAGCTGATTACCACCCAACTGAAAAGCTGCGTGGAACGAGGCCAGGAGGTATTAGAAAGAAACATCAGCGTTGAAATTCTACAAATAAATCACACCATTCTCTAA
- the LOC136898777 gene encoding E3 ubiquitin-protein ligase TRIM56-like, with the protein MDVQQLFKRLKKEAECPLCLDTVKNPKTLPCLHSFCLECLDKLANFARRQLQTTIKCPVCQTSFPIPDTDTFANLPSSFHLNRLVDVLALEESGVQAQKCNTCDDNNPATSYCFVCQTFMCASCFQSHQRFKTTRGHRNVLIDKLQAQDVQELIERPVMCSQQFHEDQPLEFYCEDCKVLICLKCSIVIHNRHRVADTRKAALEKKMQMTEALAKLKVEILLYENEIKKQTELKDKNVTDIMNAEKMMIDSVEERIRDLREHEKKMKQKFREIYEAEQKQHETRLENLDLISTQLKSCLERGQGVLERNINAEILQTNHTILQRCDKLINARKSERYKSPYLNYIVKKKFDILDQIVVTTTDSSMCLAKFDDNEIGG; encoded by the coding sequence ATGGATGTTCAACAACTTTTCAAGAGGCTTAAGAAAGAAGCAGAATGCCCACTGTGCTTGGACACAGTCAAAAACCCCAAGACATTGCCATGTCTTCACTCATTCTGTCTCGAGTGTCTCGACAAACTGGCAAACTTCGCAAGAAGACAGCTACAAACAACAATCAAATGTCCCGTTTGCCAGACTTCCTTTCCAATTCCCGACACAGACACCTTTGCCAATTTGCCTTCTTCTTTTCACCTCAACCGACTGGTTGATGTCCTCGCTCTTGAGGAAAGCGGCGTACAGGCTCAGAAATGCAATACTTGCGACGATAACAACCCGGCAACAAGCTACTGTTTTGTTTGCCAGACCTTCATGTGCGCCTCTTGTTTTCAGTCTCACCAACGCTTCAAGACAACAAGAGGTCATCGCAATGTTTTGATCGACAAACTACAAGCTCAAGATGTACAAGAGTTGATTGAAAGACCCGTGATGTGTTCGCAGCAATTTCACGAAGATCAACCACTGGAATTTTACTGTGAAGATTGCAAAGTTCTGATTTGCCTTAAGTGCAGTATTGTGATTCATAATCGACACCGTGTTGCAGACACGCGAAAAGCTGCATTAGAAAAAAAGATGCAAATGACGGAAGCTCTGGCCAAATTGAAAGTGGAAATTCTTTTGTATGAGAATGaaatcaagaaacaaactgagCTTAAAGATAAAAACGTGACTGATATTATGAATGCAGAAAAGATGATGATAGACTCAGTGGAAGAACGGATTCGCGATTTGcgagaacacgagaagaaaatgaagcagAAGTTTCGTGAGATTTATGAAGcggaacaaaaacaacacgaaaCTCGACTGGAAAATTTGGATCTGATTTCCACCCAACTGAAAAGCTGCTTGGAACGAGGCCAGGGTGTATTAGAAAGAAACATTAACGCCGAAATTCTACAAACAAATCACACCATTCTTCAACGCTGTGATAAACTGATCAATGCAAGAAAATCAGAACGTTACAAGTCGCCATATTTAAATTAcattgttaaaaagaaatttgataTTCTCGATCAAATTGTAGTCACCACGACTGATTCCTCGATGTGCTTAGCTAAATTTGATGACAACGAAATCGGTGGATAG